The following nucleotide sequence is from Vibrio sp. SCSIO 43136.
TCGGCATTTCACATGCGATTCTTGAAATTAGTTCCAAATCAAACCTCAGCAAAGCTTTGTTATCTTTACTAAGTTAATAGGGAGTACAAAAAAGAATAGCTGTAGGATCTTACAGGTTAGATAATATAACCAACCTTAGGTGACAACTTTGTCACTTACAGATCATTTCTTCTTGCCAGTTTCGTTTTAATAGATGATGAGCCCAATTTAATTGCTCGATTCTTTTTTCCAACATTAAGTCTGACTCTTGAGGTGGTAAAATACTCCCCTGCTGATCTTGCAAATTAAAGTTAATGCTCGGTTTTCCATCGAGTCGAAAATACCCATTTTGAAACTCCCAGTCCCATCCAATCGAAATTGCTGGTTGGCCTCTAGTCACCCATTCGATATAACCCGTGAATTCAGTCAAATTGGCGCCATCTTGCATTGAACCTGCCGCTAACGTGTCGTCAACCCCTACCATATACACTTCGAAGGCCAGTTCAAACAGTGTATCTGGCTTAAGTGTTAATACGCCATCAATGACACAAAATCTATCATTTGAGTCACTACAACTGATAG
It contains:
- a CDS encoding DUF4902 domain-containing protein, whose protein sequence is MSGSKYRTISCSDSNDRFCVIDGVLTLKPDTLFELAFEVYMVGVDDTLAAGSMQDGANLTEFTGYIEWVTRGQPAISIGWDWEFQNGYFRLDGKPSINFNLQDQQGSILPPQESDLMLEKRIEQLNWAHHLLKRNWQEEMICK